DNA sequence from the Rhodanobacter soli genome:
CTGATGTGCATGTAACGTGAAAGCTTGCTAGGATCAACCCGACGGCTGCGCAGGGGCAGCTTAGGGTGATCAACATGCAAACGCTTCTCGTGCATTCCGCCTTCTGGCGTGGAGTGTCGATGTTTGCAGGGATGCTGTTAGGAAAAGTCGTTCGGGACGCTGAGCCCGGAGCTTCGCTGGCCCGTGGTGCCGGGGATCTGGTGTCCTGGAACCCGGGTGCGCGATCGCGGCGCGAGGACGAGTTGGCACGAAGTCGCCAGGCAGGACTCCACTAGCCAGCGGCGTGCCGGTTCCGGTCGGGTAGTGTGGTTGCAGTGGATGCGGCCGCCGTGGTCGTGTGCATCGATCCGGTGGTATCACGTTCGAATCAAGCCGGAGAACACCCATGTCCATGCCATCCATGATGCGCATCTGCTGCCTGTGCGCGTTCGCGCTGCTGGCCACGACGGCCTCGGCGCAGTCGGACTCCGGCAACATGATGAAGATGAGCGTCACCATGAAGATGCAGGTACCGGGTGCGGGGGACATGCCTGCACGCACGACCACGCAGGACGTGTGTACCTCCAAGAGCCATGACATGCGCGCCATGCTGCAACAGCAGCAGGACTGCACCGTCAGCCATTACCAGCAGGTGGGCGATGTCGTCAGTTACCACCTGGTCTGCGGCGGCGATCCGCCGAAGATGACCGGCGACGCGCGCTTCGAGTTGCTGCCCAACGGCAATATCAAGGGCAGCGTTCACGCGAACAGC
Encoded proteins:
- a CDS encoding DUF3617 domain-containing protein, producing the protein MSMPSMMRICCLCAFALLATTASAQSDSGNMMKMSVTMKMQVPGAGDMPARTTTQDVCTSKSHDMRAMLQQQQDCTVSHYQQVGDVVSYHLVCGGDPPKMTGDARFELLPNGNIKGSVHANSSMGGQSVLMDMTYAGERTGSCDYTASRQKH